A segment of the Agarivorans albus genome:
TGCACTAAGCCTAGAACAGCTGCAGCAACGTTTATTGTCGCTCAAACCAGAGCAGCACAATAGTACCGATTTAACCGTGCGGCCTCGTTTAGTAAGAGCGATAGAGATAGCCGAGTCAGACAAAACTATTGAGCCGCAAAACGCGCCCAAGTATCCAAGGATCAATCCTCTTTACATAGGGATTCGCTGGGAACGCTCAGTACTAAGAAAACGCATTACCCTGCGCTTAAAGCAGCGTTTAGAAGAGGGCTTAATTGAAGAAGTACAAAATCTTCATAGAGATGGCGTGAGTTACAGCAAACTAGAGTTTTATGGTTTGGAGTACCGCTTAGTCGCTCAGTATTTACAAGAGCAGCTCAGCTACAACGATATGTTTCAAAAGCTTAATTCTCAAATTCATCAATTTGCTAAACGCCAGGATACTTGGTTTAGGAAAATGGAGCGCCGTGGTGATACCATTCATTGGCTGGATCCTCAGCAAAGCCTGATAGAACAAGCAGCAAAGTTAGTAGAGCCACAACTAGAAAGCTTAAGTGCAGAGCTGCCTTAAGCCAACTACTTACTTGGTGGTTGCTTCGTCGACCACCGATAATAAAAAAACATCAGCCAATGGGCCAAACTTAAGCCGGCAAATGCTGCAAAAGCTAGCCATAGCGCGACAGAGTAAACAGCCACTTCACCGCTGTAGCCCAAACAGCACACCAATAGCAGCAAACTGCCTAGGTTGGCTTGCCACATACACTGTTGGCAACGGCCTAGCTTTTCTAAAAACCATGCCTTTTGGCAAAACTGACAGCTCACGGCTAAACCCTGTTAGAAACAATCTAAGCAAATTATCCACGAGTCATCAGTTTGATCAATAACTCACTGAATTTTGTATAGGGTGGACGCATCAGTTTT
Coding sequences within it:
- the miaA gene encoding tRNA (adenosine(37)-N6)-dimethylallyltransferase MiaA; its protein translation is MQTQAANLIVVLGPTASGKTHLGVELARRYKGEVLSADSRQVYKGLDIGSGKDLDEYQEIPYHLIDIVEPDTEYSVFHFQQDFFAAYQQIKQANKLPIMVGGTGLYIDAVTQNYQLHEAPVNKALRDELAALSLEQLQQRLLSLKPEQHNSTDLTVRPRLVRAIEIAESDKTIEPQNAPKYPRINPLYIGIRWERSVLRKRITLRLKQRLEEGLIEEVQNLHRDGVSYSKLEFYGLEYRLVAQYLQEQLSYNDMFQKLNSQIHQFAKRQDTWFRKMERRGDTIHWLDPQQSLIEQAAKLVEPQLESLSAELP
- a CDS encoding DUF3624 family protein encodes the protein MSCQFCQKAWFLEKLGRCQQCMWQANLGSLLLLVCCLGYSGEVAVYSVALWLAFAAFAGLSLAHWLMFFYYRWSTKQPPSK